The following proteins are encoded in a genomic region of Chryseobacterium cucumeris:
- a CDS encoding GIY-YIG nuclease family protein produces MKAGFVYIMTNKNHTTLYTGVTSNLPKRVQQHKESYYSQSFTSRYNLYILVYWESFQEIGDAIYREKQIKAGSRQKKLDLINSINPDWNGLAEDVEDIMDVF; encoded by the coding sequence ATGAAAGCAGGTTTTGTCTACATTATGACGAATAAAAATCATACTACTCTTTACACAGGAGTGACTTCAAATCTGCCTAAACGTGTTCAACAGCATAAAGAATCATATTATTCTCAAAGCTTTACTTCAAGATATAATTTATATATATTGGTATACTGGGAATCCTTTCAGGAAATAGGTGATGCTATATATAGAGAAAAACAAATAAAAGCAGGTTCCAGGCAAAAGAAACTGGATTTAATCAATAGTATAAACCCTGATTGGAATGGTCTTGCGGAGGATGTGGAAGATATTATGGATGTTTTCTGA
- a CDS encoding barstar family protein yields MKTVYIDFTDIGDYEDFYAQLKEKIQLPEHFGDNLDALFDTITGSLEMPLHLEFVNMTVDQLEIFEDLLTTLEDAEEEVEEFSFSYYLEQYEDEDDDVESEEE; encoded by the coding sequence ATGAAGACAGTATATATAGATTTTACGGACATAGGTGACTATGAAGATTTTTACGCCCAGCTCAAGGAGAAAATTCAGCTTCCTGAGCATTTTGGGGATAATCTTGATGCCCTTTTTGATACCATCACCGGTAGTCTGGAAATGCCGCTCCATTTAGAATTCGTCAACATGACTGTAGATCAGCTTGAGATTTTTGAAGATCTTCTGACGACGCTGGAGGATGCGGAAGAAGAAGTTGAAGAATTTAGTTTTAGCTACTATCTTGAGCAGTACGAAGACGAAGATGATGATGTAGAATCTGAAGAAGAATAA
- a CDS encoding cytidine deaminase — protein sequence MKKDIQIGYEYFKNSSELSDIEKQLFERAKEARENAYAPYSQFLVGCSVLLENGEIYSGNNQENAAYPSGLCAERTTVFWVAANFPDVKIKKIFVVGGPKEFHEKNPPIPPCGACRQSLIEYETKQNENIDLYFSSMNEEVVKVHAVKDLLPFYFDSTFL from the coding sequence ATGAAAAAAGACATACAGATCGGTTACGAATATTTTAAAAATAGCAGTGAGCTGAGCGATATAGAAAAACAATTATTTGAAAGAGCCAAAGAAGCTCGTGAGAATGCTTATGCACCTTATTCTCAATTTTTGGTAGGATGTTCCGTATTACTGGAAAACGGAGAAATCTATTCCGGGAACAACCAGGAGAATGCAGCCTATCCGTCAGGATTGTGTGCAGAAAGAACGACTGTTTTTTGGGTAGCTGCCAACTTTCCGGATGTGAAAATAAAAAAGATCTTTGTAGTAGGAGGTCCGAAGGAGTTTCATGAGAAAAACCCACCAATACCTCCATGTGGAGCATGCCGCCAGAGTTTAATTGAGTATGAAACCAAGCAGAATGAAAATATCGACCTTTATTTCTCAAGCATGAATGAGGAGGTTGTAAAAGTGCATGCCGTGAAAGATCTGCTTCCTTTTTATTTTGATTCTACGTTTTTGTAA